The Coffea arabica cultivar ET-39 chromosome 2c, Coffea Arabica ET-39 HiFi, whole genome shotgun sequence genome includes the window CGGCAATAACATTGGGGAATAGTAGTATAAGTCAGGATTGGAGTAAATTAGGATTTAAGTCTTTAAATGCAAAGGGCAAGACTAGGTGGTTTGGCGTTGTGACTTGTGAATTAAAACATCCACACCACCCCCCGCCCGCCCCCGGAAAAAAAATTGTTGACTGACCGATAAAACTAAGCACcgtttggattttttttcttttccttttttcagaAAAATTGTTAACAtgttaccattttttttttttggattaaatgcagaaacccccccccccaattTGTCATTCATTAAAACCTTTACAACCTTGgtcaactaaaaaataaaatgaaaaaaaaaagagaaaaacaccttttttgtgtttttgttttctggGAAAAACGAGTCTTGTGCATGCCAAGAACATTGAAGTAGTGCCATCAATAACATGCAATAACGAAGATTTATGGTTTCAACAAGGTCAAGTACAAAATGTGAATTCAGTTCTTACATTGGTATCGCAGGCGATGGAATGGCCTAAAGAAAATGAGGTCTAGTACAATAATAGCGGACGCAAACGGCATAATCTAATCCCTTGTCAAGGCTATGATCGACTTGAAAGAGCTACATCTCACGACTCAGTGGCGGAGCCACATTCAGCCCAGGGTTGCAATTGGTTGTCTCTTTTTTCTGGTTCGATCGGTTCAAGAAAAAGGTTAATCATAATAGCATGTGTTCTTCCAGCTCCAGAAACACGACGCTTGAGGAATGTGCATTGTTAATTACAACCAAGGCTAATTAGTTAACTAGAGGATGTAAATGAATTTAGTGTGTGAAAACatttctttcttgctttctttcccttttcaaaaataaataaaaaagtgacCCAACAATTAATACAATACAGCCACAAATGAAGGTTCATTGCTtcgacgttttttttttttttttttttttttgggggttaaATTTTCACAGGCGGAGTGACTGAAGAATTTTCTTGAGGTGGTTGTTGTAAATGCAGGGTCGCTCTAGATGAGAAATGTGTCCGGCGTTCTCCATGCAGTACAAGCTGGCCTTGTTTTTCAATTCCCTACAACAAAAGCCAGTGACTCTTTCAGTACATTAATGGAAGCTAAAAAGTTGCCTTACAACTTGAGTATATTATAGATAAAAGTTGAGTTTGGACTTTGGGGGGAGGAGACACACAAGTTTATGTTATGGGGCAACATCCAAGTCGAGAATGTTGTCTTCATTCGCCCACAGTAGATAAATTCTCTGCAGTAATTAAGGAGGCATTTTCGAGTTAGCGCCACTAGATCATACAATATGGAGTAGTATTttttacaatatatatatatatatatatatatagcatgGGCAACCTGGGAATACGCTGTGGGTGTAAACTCCTGGTCGGGGACAACCATTGCCTCTAGAAGCTCCGTTCTCTCTTTCCTGCTATGGAACATAGCCTGCAATGAGGAAAAGAAATATGTGAGTATCTTTTCCCTCTATATTTGCGGCTACAGGATTGGATGCTACCCTTTTTAGCTTGGAAAATTAGATTTAGACAGAAAacaagggaaaaggaaagaaaactttttttttatttaaattcatttttgaagGAAGACAAGGGTAAAGTTGCTCCTTGTTACTTGTTAGGGACGTTCAAATGGAAAGAAAATtaaccagagagagagagagagagaaacgaAATGGAATGATGGAGATAGATGAAGGGAAACTTCAActcatttcttgttttttttatatatatatatatatgtgccaAATTAACCCACAAGTGTCAAATATTAATAACACCAAATGAGTTCAAAATcaattattttctctttttgccCTTGTCTCTCAATcctattttcttttctcacaGAACTGTacctttctccttttcttttcttttattttttttcccttcctgAATTCCCAAACTCGGCCTTACATCTGACACTGACCTTAGATGGCTGACTGGAGGAAAGTTGGTAAGCATCTACCACCTTCTGCCTGCCCCCACAAAATTATGAAAGAACTTATCCTCAAAAGATTGAGAGACCAAGTTCCAAGTTCAAAATTGATAAGGAGTGGACACCAAAACTGTAGGTCTACAAGATCGTCTAGGAAGTCGGAACCAATATTCAATTGCTAAGTCAGACATTGATCGTGCCACTTCCTGAGGTTAGGATGATACGAATTGATATTACTACATAATAAATTCAGTAAGTTTTGACATAGATGTTATATACATAATTGACGCTGAATAAAAAGAGGCATATCGTCGTACCCGAAACccaaaaaaagggaaggaatTATTGTAGGATGATATAAGTCTttctattttataaaaaaagtgCTGCATTAATTATTCTAAATGATACGTAAAATAATCACCTATTCGAACACCTCCAATGCAATCTATCCTGTGTTTCCAGTTGGGATAATCGAAGAGAAATTGGAGAGAAGGCAACTCCTCCAACAAGCATGCATAGAATACAGGCAACTGAGATTGAACTGAAATACCATTAACCATTGAAACGCTTGCTAGGGGGGCAATTATCTACTACCCTCTGCCTGAAAAACCGTCATCTGCATCTGCTTTTGCCACTTTTTCTTTGGCCCAATCTTTAAGATTTTATTCTATTCCTAACATGAATATTACTAGTACTTCATCATATACCGGGGATGTTGTGGATATAATACATCGATAAATTTGTTTAGAAAGTAGATCTGGTCTAAACATCATCCACCTATGATTAGGTATATTCAAGCTTTACGTCGTACTTGTATTCTTGCCATCACTATCACCCAAAAACACATCGATTATGATATTTGCATAGTGGTAGCTGTTTAAGTTGGGAATAGACGTGTTTTAGAGGAAGAAGATATCAGCTCTGCATTTTACCACATTTTCAAATATTGGGTTGATGAGATGGTGTAATAAATTTGGGGTTAAAAGACCATATCTATCCaagtttttgtcaatttgttaaAGCAAAATTCTCCCGCCCGCTACCAGTTTCTCTATAGGGAAGGGATTTGGGTGAACATTCGAATAAGtagcaagagagaaaagaatatAGCAAAGTACCTGGAGAAAATCCTTAAAGATGAAATTAGGAAACCTGGTGAATAAGCTTGAGTAGCTCCCGATTGAAAGAAGCCGTCTGAGTCCCTGCACTGTTTCCGGGAACAAAATGTCCGACCAGTTCGAGAACCCAAGCTTCTCCAATGTCGCCATGCTGTTTGATTCCGTCGAATCCGGAACTGATCCGAACACAATCATGGATTCCACCAAGTCAGGATACAGTCTCGCCAGTTTGAATGCAATCATCCCTCCATAGCTAAACCCCACCACGCTGCACCTCTCCACTCCCAGCTTCATCAAGCCTTTGGCCAAGCACTCGGCCTGAAAATCTGCCGTCCGTTCAGGTCTCCCGGTGATGGAGTCCCCGAAGAAAAGGAGGTCAGGGACGTAAACGGCGTAGTTTCTTGTCAAGCCCAGAACTTGGAAAAGCCACGTAAGAATGCCGTCGGCGAAGAATCCATGAATAAGTACCATCGGCGACTTATTTGTTGATGGTCTTTGGTTTTGGTGGCTGACGACTTGGGTTGGGACCCAAAAATTCATGATTGTCCCCCCGGTTCGATAATACCAGCCAGCTTCATCACTCCATGCCAATGTTTTTAAATCCGGACCGTCAATCGAATCGGTGAGGTAAAAGGATCAAAATTTAATCGATCAATCGGTTCAAtcgaaatttaataaataaataaataaataatatatatatatatatatatatacacacacctATGCACAGAATAAGATATAAATGTCGAACCACAATAAATATAAGAGCAATATCCAATAATTAACACACACACAATTAACATAGTTATCAAACTTACATGTCCAATTGtctaaatattaaaattaacaaaaaacaaTACATGTCTAGAAAACAATCAAAAGGTTCAAACGAGTCCAATTTCTGAGGCTTCGATAATCTTCTTCATAATTCTGGGACAACAAAACTTCAAAAAAAGCCATCTTGACAAGTCATCATCATTATCCAAGACCATTATATGAATCACTGACAAGTGATAAAAGTATAAAATCATGTTAGTTTCATCACACCAACTGATAcaaatcttaaaaataaaaataaaagagtacAAATAATTCTATACCAATTACcatttgaatatttaatgtcaatcatcatcttcatcattaaaAAAGTTTCGACGCTGAAATATTTCTAAATCAACATCTTCTACTTCATCTCCATCGTCTAAAAAATTAGcatatttaattatatacatattcAACGATTGAATATTATATCATACTAGCTTTATTTTTTGCATCAAACTAATGATTTATGTCAAACTAACCTTCAAGTTGTTCAGAATTTGACCATTGACCATGAATTGGAGGTTCTTCAAGTTCTTCCTCTAACTCCTCATAATCAAGCTCCTCTTCTTATTCTTCTTCAACCACCCAAAATTCTGTTTTATTAATTGACTCATAATCAACGAGATCATACGATATCTTTTGCTCATTATGCctataacatatatatatatatatatgtatatatacaacatatacacTTAGTTAGTactaaaatattttcttaaaaagaatgaaatgtcatttataaaaataaaccaTTTACATGTACCAATACTGCAAACGTAAATTGTAATGCACA containing:
- the LOC113733493 gene encoding uncharacterized protein — protein: MNFWVPTQVVSHQNQRPSTNKSPMVLIHGFFADGILTWLFQVLGLTRNYAVYVPDLLFFGDSITGRPERTADFQAECLAKGLMKLGVERCSVVGFSYGGMIAFKLARLYPDLVESMIVFGSVPDSTESNSMATLEKLGFSNWSDILFPETVQGLRRLLSIGSYSSLFTRFPNFIFKDFLQAMFHSRKERTELLEAMVVPDQEFTPTAYSQRIYLLWANEDNILDLDVAP